A region from the Lolium perenne isolate Kyuss_39 chromosome 4, Kyuss_2.0, whole genome shotgun sequence genome encodes:
- the LOC139830304 gene encoding uncharacterized protein has translation MDAWTTLEHVFAQVSTSRSIALRSELADIKKLDSSASTYFNKMKVLADTLASISQPLLNEEFAGFVIKGLDTDYDNLAEAVHNAKPLMSPHELYSRLLFTEQHVEARCSSAAIAKQPTSYWTTRGQRPPAPPSARKAAPPRPTLENNKI, from the coding sequence ATGGACGCCTGGACGACCCTGGAGCATGTCTTTGCCCAGGTCTCCACCTCCCGCTCGATTGCTCTTCGCAGCGAGCTCGCCGACATCAAGAAGCTCGACTCCTCCGCCTCGACCTACTTCAACAAGATGAAGGTGCTGGCGGACACGCTGGCCTCCATCAGTCAGCCGCTTCTCAACGAGGAGTTCGCTGGCTTTGTCATTAAGGGCCTTGACACCGACTACGACAATCTCGCTGAGGCTGTCCACAACGCCAAGCCGCTGATGTCTCCTCACGAGCTCTACTCACGCCTCCTCTTCACCGAGCAGCATGTCGAGGCTCGCTGCTCCTCCGCAGCCATAGCCAAGCAGCCGACATCCTACTGGACCACGCGTGGTCAGCGCCCGCCGGCACCCCCGTCCGCTAGAAAGGCTGCCCCACCCCGACCAACTTTAGAAAATAATAAAATCTAA